In the genome of Candidatus Ornithobacterium hominis, the window TTACGTTCTTACTCCAAATTCTACCAGTGAAATTGAAAGTTCGCATCATCATCAGTCATCTGCTGCTGATAATAAAAACATTCCAATTCCGCCTCAGGAAAATAATAAAACTCCTCAGAATGAAAGCTTAGCGGTATTTATTACGGAATTTGAGCCCAAAGATTTTGTTTTTATTACGAAGGGAACTTTCGATTTTAAAAAAAGGCAAAATCTCTTGGCTGAAAAAAATTTAGCTGACCTAAATGATGAAATATTTGCTGAGCTTGAGCTAGAAAAAGCGAATGTGACTGAAGAAAAAGAGAAAGCCAAAAAACTTCAAAAATTCTATTTAGCTGGCTACTCAGGCAGTTGGAATGTTTTCAATCAATCATCTCCATTGGTTTCCAGTGATTTTAAAGATTTCGGCAGAGAGTCCAAAAATTCATTGGAATTTGGTCTCCTCTTCACGTTTTCTCCAGCATCAGGCTGGGAATTTTCAAGTGGAATAGGTCTTTTAGATATCACTCAGCAAACCAAAAAAGCTCCTATTCAGTTAGCCTATTTTATAAATAAAGTCAAGGTTGATAATCGCATTAGCTCTTCGCAAACGCATTCACCTGATGAGCTGAAACAAAGCTTAAATGAATTAAACTCTTCCACGCAAAGCTTAAACCATTCATTATCAGGCGTTTTAAATCAAGATTTAAGATATATTCAAATTCCTGTAGAGCTTGCCTATCGCTTTTTTAATTCAAAAAGGTGGAATTTCAACATTGTCGCTGGCTCTAATCTACTTTTTTTGCAAAAAAATGATATTCAACTGAAATATTTAGAAAAAGAAAAATCACTCCAGTTGCCTGATACAAAGGAACGTTTTTCTTACAATTTAAAAATCGGTTCTAAAATTAATTATCAAATCACATCTCAATTTGGCCTTTATCTTCAGCCAGAGATGGCACATTTCATTTCATCTTCCAGCGAAACTCAGTCTAACCTTCTATTTGGCATCAAAACTGGAATTTTCTTAGGATTCTAATTTTTTTTAAAGGCTTAGATTTTTTTTTAATATAAAATCCAAACAGGCTTAAAAAATTTTATCTTCGCAGTCTATGGAAAACATTTTTCGGCTAGACCAACTATCGGTACATTACGTGGGCAACAAGCACAAAGATGAATCTTTGATTCTATCAGACACGCCCATTCTGCACGAAGAAGAACTCTTCTCTCAACTTTCAGCCTTTTTTTTAAAGCCCTTTAAAAGAGAAGAACTTTTTCATCTTTTTCATGAAAACTCATTGGAATTCAATGAAGTACACCAAATTGCGAAAGCCATTTTTTCTGAACCCGAAAAGTTACACCTATATGCGCGAGATTTAGCCACGCATTTGTACCAAAATTGTGCACATCCCAAAATCAAAGGCGGTGAGTTCTTTGTAGCTTATTTTCCTAAGGCCTCTATTTTGGGTGAAGATTGTGCCGCCATCGGGCTCTTTAAAACAGAGAATAAGGAAACCTTCTTCCAAGTTGAGAATCAAGAACATGACTTCAATGTTTCTGTACAAAAAGGGATTTATTTTAATAAACTAGATAAGGCTTGCTTGATTTACAACACTCAAGAAGAAAATGGTTTCTTGACGGAGGTTGTAGATAAAACCAATCAAAACATGGAGGCGCTCTACTGGGTTGATGATTTTTTGCAAGTTAGGCCCTGTGAGAACTCTTATTTTTCTACCGAAAGTACAATGACGCTTTACAAAAACTTTGTAGACGAACGCCTGCCTGAGGAGTTTGATGTGAACAAAATAGACCAAGCCGATTTGCTCAATAAAAGCATGGACTTCTTTAATGAAAATGAGGCTTTTGAAAGCAAACTTTTTCATCAGCAAGTTCTGCAACAACCTGAATTGATTGAAAGTTTTGAGGCTTATAAACTTGAATATGAATCAGACCGAAACATTACATTGCAAGAAAATTTTGGCATTCACCCTTCTGCGGTGAAAAAACAAAAGAGAGTGTACAAAAGTGTGATAAAATTAGACAAAAATTTTCACATTTATGTGCATGGTGACCGCTCTAAAATCATAAAAGATGAAGATAGCCAAGGGAAATTTTACAAAATTTACTTTCAAGAAGAAAACTAAGTATCTATTTATTTTCCTCATAAAAACTTGTAATTCAAGCTATTTCAATTCTTTTGAATAAAAGGGTGAAATTTTTTTAAAGGCTTAAAATTTCTTTATTGAAAAATTATAGAATCAATCTAAATTAAAAACTAAATATAAGAATTGGCATAGATATTTCAAGCTTTCTCAATAATTCATTAGAATTCCATTAAATTTGCAACTATTAAAAAATTAGAATATATGACATTTGATATTGAAATGATCAAAAAGGTATATGATCGCATCAAAGAACGTGTAGATAAAGCCCGTGAAGTGACTGGAAGACCTTTGACTCACGCAGAAAAAATTCTCTACAGCCACTTATCACAAGGAAATGCAACAGAGGAATACCAACGTGGCTCTTCTTATGTAAACTTTGACCCCGATAGGATTGCTTGCCAAGATGCTACTGCTCAAATGGTATTGCTCCAGTTCATGCAAGCAGGCAAAGATAAAGTAGCCGTGCCTACGACGGTGCATTGCGACCACTTGATTCAAGCCAAGCAAGGTGCTTCTAAAGATTTACAAGAAGCGATGAATCAATCTTCTGAAGTTTTTAAATTTTTAGAATCTGTTTCTAATAAATATGGAATTGGCTTTTGGAAGCCAGGTGCTGGGATTATACACCAAGTAGTGTTAGAAAATTATGCTTTCCCAGGAGGAATGATGATTGGTACCGATTCTCACACGCCCAACGCTGGCGGGTTGGGCATGGTTGCCATTGGTGTAGGTGGCGCTGATGCCGTAGATGTAATGGCTGGAATGCCTTGGGAATTGAAATTCCCAAAATTAATCGGTGTTAAATTAACTGGCTCTCTCAACGGATGGACTGCCCCAAAAGATGTTATCTTAAAAGTAGCTGATATTTTGACCGTAAAAGGAGGGACTGGTGCGATTGTAGAATATTTTGGCGAAGGAGCTAAATCTTTATCATGCACAGGTAAAGGTACTATTTGTAACATGGGTGCAGAGATTGGAGCTACTTGCTCTACCTTTGGCTATGATGATAGTATGGAGCGTTATTTACGTGCTACCGAACGAGGCGATATTGCCGATGCCGCCAATGAAATCAAAGAATACCTGACGGGAGACCAAGAGGTTTATGACAACCCAGAAAAATATTTTGACCAAGTGATTGAAATCAATTTAGATGAATTGAAACCGCATTTAAATGGTCCTTTCACGCCTGATTTAGCTACGGAAATCGGAGAAAATATGACCAAAAAAGCCAACGAAAACGATTGGCCATTGGCTGTAGAGTGGGGATTAATTGGCTCGTGCACCAACTCTTCTTACGAAGATTTAACTCGTGCAGAGTCTATTGCACGTCAAGCGGTAGAAAAGAAATTAAAGCCAAAAGCTGAGTTTGGTCTCAACCCAGGGTCTGAGCAAATCAGATTTACGGCAGAGAGGGATGGCTTGCTACAAACTTTTGAAAATTTAGGAGTAACTATTTTCACCAATGCTTGTGGCCCTTGTATCGGCCAATGGGCACGATACAAAGACCCTAAATCTGCTCCAAAAAATTCTATTGTTCACTCATTCAACCGAAATTTCGCAAAGAGAGCTGACGGGAATCCCAATACACATGCCTTTGTAGGCTCGCCAGAAATGGTCGCTGCTATTGCTATTTCTGGGCGATTAGATTTTGACCCCACCAAAGATACATTAACGAATGCTGACGGCGAAGAAGTAAGGTTTGACCCACCAACGGGCATTGAACTTCCAGAGAGAGGTTTTGATGTAGAAAATTTAGGGTATCAAGCACCACATGAAGATGGATCTAGCGTAGAGGTAATCATTGACCCTCAATCTGATAGACTTCAATTATTAGAATCTTTTGAACCGATTGGAGCAGATGTAAAAAATGCTAAATTATTGATAAAAGCACACGGGAAATGCACTACAGACCATATTTCTATGGCTGGGCCGTGGTTGAGATTCCGTGGGCATTTAGATAATATTTCTAACAATATGTTGATTGGTGCAGTAAATGCTTTCAACATGAAAACCAATTTGGTGAAAAACCAATTAACAGGTGAATATGGTGAAGTTCCTGCAACTCAGCGTGATTACAAAGCAAAAGGCGTCCCAACCATAGTGGTAGGGGATCACAATTATGGCGAAGGTTCTTCTCGTGAACATGCCGCTATGGAACCTCGGCATCTCGGCGTAGTTGCAGTCATTGTGAAATCTTTTGCCCGAATCCATGAAACCAATTTGAAAAAACAAGGAATGCTCGGCTTGACTTTTGCCAATGAGAATGATTATGATTTAATTCAAGAAGATGATACATTCAATTTCTTAGATTTAGATCAATTCACTGAAGGAAAACCTTTGCATCTAGAAATAGTACATGCGGATGGCTCTAAAGATGAAATTGAATTAAATCACACTTACAACGCTAATCAAATCGAATGGTATAAAGAAGGCTCTGCCCTGAATGTAATAAAAAAAGAAAATGCAAAATAATTTTAGTTTTCTCTAAAGTTTAAAAAAAATCCGATGAAATTTCTATTCTTCATCGGATTTTTATTTTTTAAGCCTTAAATATTTTTAATTTTTTTTAAATATTTTCTTTCATCTCTGCTGTAAGTTGCTCCAGAAAATTTGTTAAAGGTTTTTTCGCCATCATTTCAATCATTGGGTTAAATTCACCTATAAAGTCAATGTAAGCTTGCGAGTTTCCTCCCGTAGATTCTATATTAACTTTCATTCGATAATTTAAATTATTCGTTGGACTTTCAAATAAAATAAAATCAGGTTCTTGTTTTTCTCTGAGCTTCAAGCCCACTTTTGGCATCCCTTTCAGTTGAAAAGCAAAGCCTTCTCCACTCTCATGCAAGCTAAATTCAGTATTCTCTGGCATGAGATTTTCATAATTTCTTAAATCAGACAAGAAATCAAACAATTCTTTTTGACTTTTATGAGACGGAATTTTTTCACTTTCAAATTTCATTAATTTTTATTTTATATCTTAGATTAAATTTCTAAGCCTAAATGTACAAAGTTTTTATCAATCAGCATTTCATCAGCTTTTCTAATGCCATAGAACCAAGCAAAAATACCACCAATGTTATTGAAAATGATGTAGAGGTAATTTTAGAACATTTTCACTCTCTGCAAAACGAAAATAATCCTGAAGTTAACGGAATTCATTTTATTTGTAAAAATCCTGAAAAAGTTTTTAAAAATTTTAAAAAGGTTTTTAAGCACATCAAAGCAGCTGGTGGTATGGTTTTTAATCAAAAAGAAGAACTCTTGCTAATTTTCAGAAACGGAAAATGGGATTTACCTAAAGGGAAATTAGAAAAAAAAGAGAAAAAGAAAAAGGCTGCGATACGAGAAGTGGAAGAAGAATGCGGCGTTTTTGGTTTAAGCATTACAAGAAAATTAATGAAAACCTACCATATCTATTCGCTCAAAAATGAACTGATTTTTAAGACTACCCATTGGTATCGAATGGAGACGTGCTATAACAACGGATTGACTCCACAGACTGAGGAGGGAATAGAGAAAGTCATTTGGGCTAATGAAAAAGAAATTTCTAAAGCCTTAGAAAATACGTATGATAATATTTCACTTTTGCTTAGAAAATATACCAAATAATTAAAACTCTATTTAAACAAATTCTAAATATTTTTTAAGGCTTAAAAAAAGTTTATTTATTTGAGGTGAATAATAATTTTTTGATTCCCGCTGTGTTTAAATGAAGCTTTTTTGAATGTCGGTGCTGAAATCAAGCTTCGTGCATCGTTAGAAAATCCATATTTTTCTTTGGGCCCGAGCATTCCTATATCCATTTTCCCATTATTATTCTCATCGTGCAAAACGGCCACAGCATAAATTCCCTTAGGTACGTTCTTAAACCTGTGCTGAATGATATTTTCTTCAGGTTCCAACTGCACAGTCATGAATTCATTCTCGTGTGGGAAACCTTTCTCTGAATTGAATAATGCAATCAATACTTTCCCTTTTTTAGATTTAATATTTTTAATTTCTACGGATAGGTGAGCTGTCTGAGCTTGAGTTATTATAACAAAAAGTGTTAAGATTAGCGATATGAAATTTTTCATACCTTCCTTTTATCTAAAAATATGCCATAGGATTTGCAAATCTTTTTTTAGGAAAAAATTAAAAAAGGCTTCAAAAAAAATTCTGAAGCCTTCAAAAAAATTACTATGAAAATTTTACACCAACATGGATAAAGGTGTCTCTAGGTATTGTTTTAGTGTTTTCAGGTACAAACTTCCCGTAGCTCCATCCACCGTTCTATGGTCACAAGCCAACGTTAGTTTCATGGTATGCCCCACTACGATAGCACCATTTCTCACAACTGGTTTTTCTACAATGGAACCAACAGAAAGAATACAACTATTTGGTTGATTGATGATTGATGTGAAACTTTCTATCCCGTAAGATCCTAAATTTGAAACAGTAAAGGTAGACCCCTCCATCTCATCAGCTTTTATTTTTTTGTCACGAGCTCTACCAGCAAAATCTCTAATTTCAGCACTGATGCGAGTCATTGATTTTAAGTCCGTGTTTTTAACGACAGGAACTACTAAGCCGTCTGGCACAGCAACCGCTACTCCAATATTTATATCGCCATGCAGTAGCATTTCATTATCATTCCACGTGCTATTGATTTGAGGATGTTTACGCAATGCCATTGCAACTGCTTTTACCACAATATCATTAAATGAAATTTTGACATCGGGCAGGCTATTGATTTGTTTTCTTGCAGCCATGGCATTCTCCATATCTACTTCCACATTTAAGTAGTAGTGAGGTGCTGTAAATTTACTTTCAGAAAGACGTTTTGCTATAACTTTTCTCATTTGAGAATTCGGTAGAACTTTATCTTCTGCGGTAGAGGCAAACACTTCAGGACTCAACTCATTATTTTGAGTATTTTCTCTGCCAGCTTGATCTTTACTTGGTTGATAGGCTTCTATGTCTTTTTTAATGATTCTACCTTTATCTCCCGAGCCTTCAATTTTTGAAATATCATAGCCTTTTTCTTCTGCTAACTTTTTAGCCAAAGGGGAAATAAAAATTCTTTTACTTTCTTTATTACTTTCAGAAGCAGGAGCACTTGATTTCCCCGCCTGTTGCTCAGTAGGCTTTTCTTGTTTTGGTTCAGATTTTTCAGTTTTTTGAGCTCGCTTCCCTCCATTTTCTACAATGGAAGAAACGTCCGTTCCTTCTGGACCAATAATCGCTAATATGGAATCTACTGGAGCAGATTTACCTTCTTCTACCCCAATATAAAGCAAAGTTCCTTCCACATCGGTTTCAAACTCCTGCACAGCTTTATCAGTCTCGATTTCTGCTAAGATATCACCATAGGATACTTTATCTCCTACTTTTTTATTCCACGACTCTACTTTACCTTCTTCCATAGTATCGCTCAAACGCGGCATATTGATGACAGTCACCTCATCTGGAATTTCTGCAGAATCATCTGATTTTTTTTGAGCATCATTTGTATCCTTTGTATCTTTATCAGAAGTTTCCTCTTTATTTTGATTAGATTCGTTTGATTTTTCTCCACCTTGAATCAAATCACTAATATCCTCTCCTTCATCTCCAATAATGGCCAAAATAGAGTCTACTTGAGCTGCTTGCCCTTCTTCTACGCCAATGTATAGAAGAGTTCCCTCCACATCGGTTTCAAACTCCTGCACAGCTTTATCAGTCTCGATTTCTGCTAAGATGTCACCATACGATACTTTATCTCCTACTTTTTTATTCCACGACTCTACTTTACCTTCTTCCATGGTATCGCTTAAGCGTGGCATTTTGATTACTTCTGCCATTATTTTTGATTTTCAATTTTGTCTAAAAAAGGATAATTCTCTTGCTCATAAACCATATCATAAATCTGATTTGCTGATGGGAATTCAGAATTTTCAGCAAATTCAGCACACTCTTCTACCCGTTCGATTACTTTATCTAAAGTTTGATTCAATTCTTCCTCCGTTGCCCAGTTATTCTCTAAAATTCTATTTTTCACAATCCCGATAGGGTCTTCATCTTTAAACTGATTCACCTCATCTTTTGAGCGGTAAGGCTCTGCATCAGACATTGAATGACCTCGATAACGGTATGTCTTAATATCTAAGAAAGTAGGCCCATCGCCTCGCCTAGCTCTTTCAATAGCTTCAGTCGCAGCTTCTGCTACTTTTACTGGGTCCATACCATCAACAGGCGCCGAAGGCATTTCGTAGCCGTGGGCTAATTTATAAATATCCTCATGATTTGCCGTTCTCTTTACCGAAGTTCCCATCGCATATTGGTTATTCTCACAAATGAAAACCACTGGCAACTTCCAATTCATTGCCATATTGAAGGTTTCGTGCAAAGAACCTTGCCTTGTTGCACCATCGCCCATCAAACAAATCGTCACAGCCTCTCGTTCAAAATATTTATCTGCAAAAGCAATACCAGCCCCCAAAGCGATTTGCCCACCTACAATTCCATGGCCTCCGTAGAAGTTATGTTCTTTGCTAAAAACGTGCATCGAACCTCCCATGCCATGTGAAGTCCCATCCACTTTCCCAAATAGTTCTGCCATGATGCGTTTAGGATCTACCCCCATCGCCATTGGCAAAACGTGACAACGATAAGCGGTAATCATTTTATCTTTTTCTAAATCCATCACATGTGCAAGACCTGCTGGAATCGCCTCTTGCCCATTGTACAAGTGCAAAAAACCCCTGATTTTCTGCTTTAAATATAATGATCTACATTTGTCCTCAAATCTTCTCCAAAAGGACATCTCCTCAAACCAATTTAAATAAGTTTCTTTCGTTATTTCTTTCATATACTAATTAAAAAAATCAGACAGAATTTTGCCCGTTTAATATTCTCTTACAAAAATACAGTTTATCGCTCAAAAGAACAAAAAACTAAAAAAACTAAATTAATCTTGAGCTATCAAAGTAAAATGGAAGTAAATCCCCTGTACTTTCTACCCTAATAAATTTATTTTTTTCGCCTTGAAAAATAATTTCTATCGGCTGGTTTTGCTGAACTTCATATTCTAAAATACTTTGACGACAAGCACCGCAAGGTGCCACAGCCGAGTCGTCTTTTTCCCGATTGGTAAAAATAGCGATTTTTAATATTTTATCCTCAGGACAAAGTGCTTTCGCACTAAATACCGCTACCCGCTCAGCACATAAACCCGATGGATAGGCGGCATTTTCTTGATTATTTCCTGTTATAATTTCTCCATTTTCTAACAAGACTGCTGCTCCTACTTTAAATTTACTATAAGGTGCATATGCTTTTTCCATGCTTGATTTTGCTATTTCAATGATTTCTTGAGTTTTAGGGGTTAAATCCTCAAAAATTTCATTAAAAAATTTAATTTCTCTTTTCATAAATCACGCTGAATTTTTAAGTAAAGATAAGCAATCCTTTGCTTTCATTTTTTTTTATCTATTTCGATTTTATTATCTTGTGAAAAAAACTAAATATGCTGGTTAAAACTTACGGAAGTGCAATTTATGGTATTGATGCTTATCTGATTACTATTGAAGTCAATATTGATAAAGGGGCAGGTTATCATTTAGTCGGTTTGCCTGATAATGCTATTCGCGAAAGTTCTCACCGCATCAACACGGCGCTTAATAATGCTGGATACAAAGTTCCTAGAAAAAAGATTATCATAAATATGGCTCCAGCAGATGTGAGAAAAGAAGGCTCTGCCTATGACTTAACAATTGCTATGGGAATTTTAGCCGCTTCTGAACAAATTAAAGCTGATAATATTGGGAGCTATATTATTATGGGAGAACTCTCCCTCGATGGCAGCTTACTACCCATCAAAGGAGTTTTACCCATCGCTATCCAAGCACGTAAAGACGGGTTCAAAGGGATTATACTCCCGCAAGAAAACGCCAAAGAGGCTGCCGTCGTGAATAATTTAGAGGTTTACGCCGCAGAAAACATTTCACAAGTTATCGATTTTTTTGAAAAAAAGAAGGAGCTAAAATTAGTTGAATTCAATACTCGTGAAAAATTTTATGAAAGCTTACAAAATTTCCCCTTTGACTTTGCTGATGTCAAAGGTCAAGAAAATGTGAAGAGAGCACTTGAAATTGCTGCTGCTGGAGGCCACAATATCCTACTCATCGGCCCGCCAGGAAGTGGCAAAACCATGCTTGCTAAGAGAATCTCAAGTATTTTACCCCCATTAACTTTACACGAAGCGCTAGAAACCACCAAAATTCATTCCGTAGCAGGTAAATTATCCAAAAATTCAGCTTTGATGACCCACCGCCCTTTCACTTCACCACATCACACAACTTCTGATGTTGCCTTGGTAGGAGGCGGAAGTTATCCCCAACCAGGAGAAATTTCTTTGGCACACAATGGCGTCTTATTTTTAGACGAGCTACCTGAGTTCCAGCGTAGCGTATTAGAAGTTATGCGGCAACCGCTAGAAGACCGTGAAGTGACTATCGCCCGAGCTAAATTTACGGTCACTTACCCGGCAAGTTTTATGTTGGTCGCCTCGATGAATCCAAGCCCGAGCGGATTTTTCCCTGATGACCCGCAGAACACTTCTTCTCCAGCAGAAATGCAAAGGTATATGAATAAAATCAGTGGTCCTCTGCTCGACCGTATTGATTTACACATTGAGGTTACTCCAGTTCCTTTTGAGCATCTTTCAGCCGAACGAAACGGTGAAAAAAGTGAGGTCATTAGAGCTCGTGTGACCGAGGCTCGAAAACTACAAGAAATTCGCTTTCAAGATTTAGGACATGTGCATTACAATGCACAGATGGGGCCAAAGCAATTGGATGATTTCTGCCAGTTGGGGACTGATTCCATTGAACTCATCAAAAATGCTATGGAAAAACTAAATCTCTCGGCTCGTGCTTACGATCGAATTCTACGTGTCGCTCGAACTATTGCAGATCTAGACAAACAGCAAAATATTGCTACTCATCATTTGGCTGAAGCAATACAATATCGTAGCTTAGACCGTGAAGGTTTTTTAAGGTAACTCTTGGTGTATGGTGAAAGCAATATTAAAAATTTCAGACATTCAACCTATCAAAATGATGTGCAGTTTTAGATTTTAATTACTCCCTTGGGGCATTCCTCTTTTAGGTGAAGTGAATTCTTCTTTTATAATTTATGCATATAATTTATGCGACATTTAGAATTCTGAATCCCCTATAATCACACATTTGGTTGCTTTTTTCTTCCTAATTGATTCTCTTTAACTCTTGAACTTTCCATACAACAACTAAGTGCTAACAACCTGTAAAGAATTTTAGGTTTAATTTTTGTAGTTGATTTCAAAAATTTAATGATTTATGGAAAATTTGAAAGATAAAGTAGTTTACATCACAGGGGGAACTCACGGCATTGGTTTTGGCGTAGCCAAAGTTTTACTGTCTAAAGGTATGCGTGTTGCAATTTCTGGAAGAAGACAAGAGGATGCTGAGGAAGCTGCAAAAAAAATAACCAGCGATGAAAATCGGGTTCTTGGCGTTGCTTCTGATGTGACTGATTTTGAAAACGAGAAGACTGCTATTGCTAAAATTGTAGAAAAATTTGGCCAGCTGGATGTCGTTTTGGCTAATGCGGGCGTTGGCCATTTTGCTCCCATTTATGAATTGAAAAATGAAGATTGGAAACAGATGATTGATACAAATTTGACAGGAGCTTTCCATACACTGAAGGCAAGCTTTGAAGCCTTAAAAAAGTCTGAAGGCTATTACATTACGCTCGCTAGTTTAGCTGGAACTAATTTCTTCGAAAACGGGGCTGGTTATAATGCGTCTAAGTTTGGTGTAGTTGGATTTACACAGGCGGCAATGCTGGATTTACGCTCGCATAACATCAAAGTTTCCACTATTATGCCTGGCTCTGTAGCTTCACAGTTCAATAATCATGTGCCGAGTAGTTCTGATGATTGGAAAATTCAACCAGAAGACATTGGTGAATTGGTTTACGATTTATTGAAAATGCACCCTAGGACTCTTCCGAGCAAAATTGAAGTTCGCCCAACTCGACCAGATAAAAAATAATTTTTTAAGCCTTATAAAAAATAAATCAGCCGTTTTAAATTAAAGCGGCTGATTTTAATTAATATAAAGTTGAATTTCTTCATGGATTTTTAACCTAGAATAACGTAACGTCTTGTTTTTTACGACGTAAGATTTAATTCAAAGTAAATGGAAAATATATTACCACTCTTTACTTTCGTTTCAGAACTTTTTCAACTTTTTCAACAATATTTGTTTTGTCTATCCCGTATTTTTTCATCAATTCCATGGGAGTGGCACTTTCACCAAAACTATCATTTACGGCAACAAATTCCTGCGGAACAGGATGATTTTTAATTAAAAGCCTAGCAACACTCTCTCCCAATCCACCGAAAATATTATGCTCTTCTGCCGAGACTACACAACCTGTTTTCTCTACAGATTTTAAAATCAATTCATCATCCAAAGGTTTGATGGTATGGATGTTTAGAACTTCTGCTGAAATTCCTTTTTCTTCTAAAATAGCTTGTGCTTCGATAGCTTCCCAAACCAAATGCCCAGTTGCTACAATTGTCACATCATTTCCTTCTATCATTAGTTTCCCTTTACCTATCTCAAACTTCTCATCTTCTTTGGTGAAAATTGGCCAACTTGGTCTACCAAATCTCAAATACACTGGCCCATCAAATTCTGCAATTGCCATTGTTGCTATTTTGGTTTCGTTATAATCACAAGGGCAAATCACCGTCATCCCTGGGAGCATTTTCATCATCCCAATATCTTCTAAAACTTGGTGCGTAGCCCCGTCTTCACCCAAAGTCAGCCCAGCATGAGAGGCACAAATTTTTACATTTTTACCGCTATAAGCCACAGATTGGCGAATTTGGTCATAAACTCGGCTGGTCGAGAAGTTGGCAAATGTTCCTGTGAATGGGATTTTACCTGCAGTCGCTAATCCTGCTGCCATACCAATCATGTTAGCTTCAGCTATTCCTACTTGAAAAAATCGTTCGGGGAAGTTTTTTTCAAAATCATTCATCTTGAGTGAACCAGTTAAGTCTGCACACAAAGCCACAATATTGGGATTTTTTTTCGCGGCTTCTAACAGGCCATCTCCAAAGCCTGAACGTGTATCTTTTTTGTCTGTATATGTAAATTTCATTTTAATAATCGCTTAATTCTTCTAAAATATTTTGTTGTAAAGCTTTTTCTAGTTCGTCATCATTTGGAGCTTTCCCATGCCAAGCGTGCGTGCCCATCATATAATCTACCCCATGCCCCATTTCGGTATCTAGCAAAATTGCTACAGGTTTCCCTTTCCCTGTTTTAGCTTTAGCTGTATTTATCCCTTCATAAATAGCTTCCAAATCATTTCCTTTTTTCACATGAACTACATCCCACAAAAAAGCTTTGAGTTTAGCCTCTAAATCACCTAAATTCAACACATCTTTGGTATCTCCATCAATTTGCCGTCCATTGCGATCAATCGTCATGATGAGGTTATCAACCTTCTTTGCCCCTGCATACATCAGTGCTTCCCATATTTGCCCTTCTTGTAATTCACCATCACCTTGTAAAGTATAAACTAAATGCTGATCTCCGTCTAATTT includes:
- the pdhA gene encoding pyruvate dehydrogenase (acetyl-transferring) E1 component subunit alpha, with protein sequence MKEITKETYLNWFEEMSFWRRFEDKCRSLYLKQKIRGFLHLYNGQEAIPAGLAHVMDLEKDKMITAYRCHVLPMAMGVDPKRIMAELFGKVDGTSHGMGGSMHVFSKEHNFYGGHGIVGGQIALGAGIAFADKYFEREAVTICLMGDGATRQGSLHETFNMAMNWKLPVVFICENNQYAMGTSVKRTANHEDIYKLAHGYEMPSAPVDGMDPVKVAEAATEAIERARRGDGPTFLDIKTYRYRGHSMSDAEPYRSKDEVNQFKDEDPIGIVKNRILENNWATEEELNQTLDKVIERVEECAEFAENSEFPSANQIYDMVYEQENYPFLDKIENQK
- a CDS encoding YifB family Mg chelatase-like AAA ATPase, translating into MLVKTYGSAIYGIDAYLITIEVNIDKGAGYHLVGLPDNAIRESSHRINTALNNAGYKVPRKKIIINMAPADVRKEGSAYDLTIAMGILAASEQIKADNIGSYIIMGELSLDGSLLPIKGVLPIAIQARKDGFKGIILPQENAKEAAVVNNLEVYAAENISQVIDFFEKKKELKLVEFNTREKFYESLQNFPFDFADVKGQENVKRALEIAAAGGHNILLIGPPGSGKTMLAKRISSILPPLTLHEALETTKIHSVAGKLSKNSALMTHRPFTSPHHTTSDVALVGGGSYPQPGEISLAHNGVLFLDELPEFQRSVLEVMRQPLEDREVTIARAKFTVTYPASFMLVASMNPSPSGFFPDDPQNTSSPAEMQRYMNKISGPLLDRIDLHIEVTPVPFEHLSAERNGEKSEVIRARVTEARKLQEIRFQDLGHVHYNAQMGPKQLDDFCQLGTDSIELIKNAMEKLNLSARAYDRILRVARTIADLDKQQNIATHHLAEAIQYRSLDREGFLR
- a CDS encoding pyruvate dehydrogenase complex dihydrolipoamide acetyltransferase; the encoded protein is MAEVIKMPRLSDTMEEGKVESWNKKVGDKVSYGDILAEIETDKAVQEFETDVEGTLLYIGVEEGQAAQVDSILAIIGDEGEDISDLIQGGEKSNESNQNKEETSDKDTKDTNDAQKKSDDSAEIPDEVTVINMPRLSDTMEEGKVESWNKKVGDKVSYGDILAEIETDKAVQEFETDVEGTLLYIGVEEGKSAPVDSILAIIGPEGTDVSSIVENGGKRAQKTEKSEPKQEKPTEQQAGKSSAPASESNKESKRIFISPLAKKLAEEKGYDISKIEGSGDKGRIIKKDIEAYQPSKDQAGRENTQNNELSPEVFASTAEDKVLPNSQMRKVIAKRLSESKFTAPHYYLNVEVDMENAMAARKQINSLPDVKISFNDIVVKAVAMALRKHPQINSTWNDNEMLLHGDINIGVAVAVPDGLVVPVVKNTDLKSMTRISAEIRDFAGRARDKKIKADEMEGSTFTVSNLGSYGIESFTSIINQPNSCILSVGSIVEKPVVRNGAIVVGHTMKLTLACDHRTVDGATGSLYLKTLKQYLETPLSMLV
- a CDS encoding SDR family oxidoreductase, which translates into the protein MENLKDKVVYITGGTHGIGFGVAKVLLSKGMRVAISGRRQEDAEEAAKKITSDENRVLGVASDVTDFENEKTAIAKIVEKFGQLDVVLANAGVGHFAPIYELKNEDWKQMIDTNLTGAFHTLKASFEALKKSEGYYITLASLAGTNFFENGAGYNASKFGVVGFTQAAMLDLRSHNIKVSTIMPGSVASQFNNHVPSSSDDWKIQPEDIGELVYDLLKMHPRTLPSKIEVRPTRPDKK
- the cdd gene encoding cytidine deaminase; this translates as MKREIKFFNEIFEDLTPKTQEIIEIAKSSMEKAYAPYSKFKVGAAVLLENGEIITGNNQENAAYPSGLCAERVAVFSAKALCPEDKILKIAIFTNREKDDSAVAPCGACRQSILEYEVQQNQPIEIIFQGEKNKFIRVESTGDLLPFYFDSSRLI